From the genome of Variovorax sp. RA8, one region includes:
- a CDS encoding GNAT family N-acetyltransferase: MHTAKALLKASLGLGSFLKAPMVEAQPRAAAPAPVMVPIRSIGPRERDRIAQHLLALKPHDRYLRFGYSASDEQIQRYVDGLDFDRDELFGIYNRRLDLIAMAHLAFAPDDQLKDCAEFGVSVAEHARGRGYGARLFERAAVIARNEGVGMLFIHALSENTAMLKIARNAGATVVRSGSESEAHLQLPNATFDSRMSEIALEHYAEVDFQLKTRAKQFWALLATLQEIRSGVRAAREQSSP; encoded by the coding sequence ATGCATACCGCCAAGGCACTTCTCAAAGCCTCGCTCGGCCTCGGCTCCTTCCTGAAAGCGCCGATGGTTGAAGCCCAGCCGCGCGCCGCTGCCCCCGCGCCCGTGATGGTGCCGATCCGCTCGATCGGACCACGCGAGCGTGATCGCATCGCGCAGCACCTGCTCGCACTCAAGCCCCATGACCGCTACCTGCGGTTCGGCTACTCCGCCTCCGATGAGCAGATCCAGCGCTACGTCGACGGCCTCGATTTTGATCGTGACGAGCTCTTCGGTATCTACAACCGCCGTCTCGACCTGATCGCGATGGCGCACCTCGCCTTTGCGCCGGACGATCAGCTCAAGGATTGCGCTGAATTCGGCGTCTCCGTCGCCGAGCACGCCCGCGGCCGCGGTTATGGCGCCCGCCTGTTCGAGCGCGCAGCAGTGATCGCGCGCAACGAGGGGGTGGGCATGCTATTCATCCACGCGCTGAGCGAGAACACGGCCATGCTCAAGATCGCGCGCAATGCCGGCGCCACCGTGGTGCGCAGCGGCTCCGAATCCGAAGCCCACCTGCAGTTGCCCAATGCGACCTTCGACAGCCGCATGAGCGAGATCGCGCTCGAGCACTACGCCGAGGTCGATTTCCAGCTCAAGACGCGTGCCAAGCAGTTCTGGGCCTTGCTGGCCACCCTGCAGGAGATCCGCAGCGGCGTGCGCGCCGCGCGCGAGCAGTCCTCGCCTTGA
- a CDS encoding Lrp/AsnC family transcriptional regulator, which produces MDALDKLDRLILRTLQSDGRATYDQLAEKVSLSPSAVLRRVRRLEESGVIDRYVALVKPEAVGLGLTAYLNVRLEKHTETHKRNPMDLFRASVQTWPEVVECAALTGEMDYLLRVVVADMAHYSRFIMDTLLKHPSVEDCKTSFVLDRVKATTAVPI; this is translated from the coding sequence ATGGACGCACTTGACAAGCTGGATCGACTGATTTTGCGCACGCTGCAAAGCGATGGCCGGGCCACTTATGACCAACTGGCCGAGAAGGTCAGCCTCTCGCCAAGCGCGGTGCTGCGGCGGGTCCGGCGCCTGGAGGAGAGCGGCGTCATCGACCGCTATGTTGCGCTGGTCAAGCCTGAGGCGGTGGGCCTCGGTCTCACGGCATATCTCAACGTCCGTCTCGAGAAGCACACCGAGACCCACAAGCGCAACCCGATGGACCTGTTCCGTGCCAGCGTCCAGACATGGCCGGAAGTGGTGGAATGCGCCGCGTTGACGGGGGAAATGGACTACTTGTTGCGTGTCGTTGTCGCCGACATGGCGCACTACAGCCGTTTCATCATGGACACGCTGCTCAAGCATCCCAGCGTGGAAGACTGCAAGACCAGCTTTGTGCTGGATCGGGTGAAAGCCACCACCGCTGTGCCGATATAG
- the hppD gene encoding 4-hydroxyphenylpyruvate dioxygenase, which yields MSTADAPAFTPWENPMGTDGFEFIEYAAPDPAAMGQVFERMGFKAVAKHRHKNVLLYRQGTINFIVNAEPDSFAQRFARQHGPSVCAIAFRVQDAKAAYERAISLGAWGFADKAGPGELNIPAIKGIGDSLIYLVDRWRGKNGAEPGDIGNIGFYDVDFEALPGLTAQQALAPEGNGLTYIDHLTHNVHRGRMNEWADFYERLFNFREIKYFDIEGQVTGVKSKAMTSPCGKIRIPINEEGKEQPGQIQEYLDLYRGEGIQHIAMGSDDLYKTVDALRASGVKLLDTIDTYYELVDKRIPGHGESLEELHKRKILIDGKKDALLLQIFSENQLGPIFFEFIQRKGDDGFGNGNFKALFESIELDQIRRGVLSAAQ from the coding sequence ATGAGCACCGCCGACGCCCCCGCCTTCACCCCGTGGGAGAATCCCATGGGCACCGACGGCTTCGAGTTCATCGAATACGCCGCGCCCGATCCGGCCGCGATGGGCCAAGTCTTCGAGCGAATGGGTTTCAAGGCCGTGGCGAAGCATCGCCACAAGAACGTGCTGCTGTATCGCCAGGGCACGATCAACTTCATCGTGAACGCGGAGCCGGACTCCTTCGCGCAGCGCTTCGCGCGCCAGCACGGACCCAGCGTCTGCGCCATCGCATTCCGCGTGCAGGACGCCAAGGCCGCCTACGAGCGAGCCATTTCGCTCGGGGCCTGGGGGTTCGCCGACAAGGCGGGGCCCGGCGAACTGAACATCCCTGCGATCAAGGGCATCGGCGACAGCCTGATCTATCTCGTCGACCGCTGGCGCGGCAAGAACGGCGCGGAGCCGGGCGACATCGGCAACATCGGCTTCTACGACGTCGACTTCGAAGCCCTGCCCGGCCTGACGGCGCAGCAGGCCCTCGCGCCGGAAGGGAACGGCCTGACCTACATCGACCACCTGACCCACAACGTGCACCGCGGCCGTATGAACGAGTGGGCCGATTTCTACGAGCGCCTGTTCAACTTCCGCGAGATCAAGTACTTCGACATCGAAGGGCAGGTGACGGGCGTGAAGAGCAAGGCGATGACCAGCCCCTGCGGCAAGATCCGCATCCCGATCAACGAGGAAGGCAAGGAGCAGCCCGGCCAGATCCAGGAGTACCTGGATCTCTATCGCGGGGAAGGCATTCAGCACATCGCGATGGGCTCGGACGACCTGTACAAGACAGTCGATGCGCTGCGCGCCAGCGGCGTCAAGCTGCTTGACACCATCGACACCTACTACGAACTGGTGGACAAGCGCATCCCGGGTCACGGTGAAAGCCTGGAGGAACTGCACAAGCGCAAGATCCTGATCGACGGCAAGAAGGACGCGCTGCTGCTGCAGATCTTCAGCGAGAACCAGTTGGGCCCGATCTTCTTCGAGTTCATCCAGCGCAAAGGGGACGACGGCTTCGGCAACGGCAACTTCAAGGCGCTGTTCGAGAGCATCGAGCTGGACCAGATACGTCGGGGCGTGTTGAGCGCTGCACAATAG
- a CDS encoding transporter substrate-binding domain-containing protein, with amino-acid sequence MNAQQPQTLAASHLDAVQKAGVLRICTPGDYKPFSFQKADASYEGIDVDLMTSFGSSLNAKPEWVKTTWANLLPDLAAGKCDLAVGGVSVTTERQKRAFFSAPYMVNGKTPIARCADVAKYQSVAAIDKPEVRVIFNPGGSNERFARANFKRARLTMHGENVTIFDEILANRADVFVTEAAEAITQQKLKPGLCAINPDKPLQYGEMAWMLPRDDMAFKAYVDQWLHLARAGGEFQRVMDRWLR; translated from the coding sequence ATGAATGCGCAGCAACCGCAGACCTTGGCCGCGTCGCACCTCGATGCAGTGCAGAAGGCAGGCGTGCTGCGTATCTGCACGCCGGGCGACTACAAGCCATTCAGCTTCCAGAAGGCCGATGCGAGCTATGAGGGGATCGATGTCGACCTGATGACGAGCTTCGGCAGCAGCCTCAACGCGAAGCCGGAGTGGGTCAAGACGACCTGGGCCAACCTGCTGCCGGACCTAGCCGCCGGCAAGTGCGACCTCGCCGTGGGCGGGGTCTCGGTGACCACCGAGCGACAAAAACGCGCCTTCTTCAGCGCGCCCTACATGGTCAACGGCAAGACGCCGATCGCGCGCTGCGCCGATGTCGCCAAGTACCAGAGCGTCGCCGCCATCGACAAGCCTGAGGTGCGGGTGATCTTCAACCCCGGCGGCAGCAACGAGCGCTTCGCGCGCGCCAACTTCAAGCGAGCCCGGCTCACGATGCATGGCGAGAACGTGACGATCTTCGACGAGATCCTCGCGAACCGCGCAGATGTCTTCGTGACCGAGGCGGCCGAGGCGATCACGCAGCAGAAGCTCAAGCCAGGCCTGTGCGCCATCAATCCCGACAAGCCGCTGCAGTACGGCGAGATGGCCTGGATGCTGCCGCGCGATGACATGGCATTCAAGGCCTATGTCGATCAATGGCTGCACCTGGCACGAGCGGGCGGCGAGTTCCAGCGCGTCATGGACCGCTGGCTCAGGTAA
- a CDS encoding HlyC/CorC family transporter: MADPHPDRAPVEREDKRSFLQKLAEFIHPGPDSRDELIETLADAEDNDVIGAESRVMLEGVLRMADMTAGDVMVAAPRMDLVNIDAPYESLLNLVIDTAHSRFPVYEGEKENIIGILLAKDLLKLQRAPGLNIRALLRPATFVPESKGLNDLLREFRGNRNHLAIVIDEFGRVAGLITIEDVLEQIVGEIEDEFDIAEEEGDIFGLADRTYRVSGDTPIERVAEAFGIVFDEEVLSEDFDTIGGLIAHEMGHVPKRGEHYALGAFDFVVLHTKGGAVRWFKVSPARGDDAGD; encoded by the coding sequence GTGGCTGACCCTCACCCCGACCGCGCGCCCGTTGAACGCGAGGACAAGCGCAGTTTCCTGCAGAAACTCGCCGAGTTCATTCACCCCGGCCCAGACTCGCGCGACGAGCTGATCGAAACCCTCGCCGACGCCGAAGACAACGACGTGATCGGCGCCGAGTCGCGCGTCATGCTCGAAGGCGTGCTGCGCATGGCCGACATGACCGCCGGCGACGTGATGGTGGCCGCGCCGCGCATGGACCTGGTCAACATCGATGCGCCCTACGAGTCGCTGCTCAATCTGGTGATCGACACGGCCCACTCGCGCTTTCCGGTCTACGAGGGCGAGAAGGAAAACATCATCGGCATCCTGCTCGCGAAGGACCTGCTCAAGCTCCAGCGCGCACCAGGGCTCAACATCCGCGCGCTGCTGCGTCCTGCCACCTTCGTGCCCGAGAGCAAGGGTCTGAACGATCTGCTGCGTGAATTCCGCGGCAACCGCAACCATCTGGCGATCGTGATCGACGAGTTCGGCCGCGTGGCCGGCCTCATCACCATCGAGGACGTGCTGGAGCAGATCGTCGGCGAAATCGAGGACGAATTCGACATTGCCGAGGAAGAGGGCGACATCTTCGGCCTGGCCGACCGCACCTACCGCGTCTCGGGCGACACGCCGATCGAACGCGTGGCCGAGGCCTTCGGCATCGTCTTCGACGAGGAGGTGCTGAGCGAGGACTTCGACACCATCGGTGGCCTGATCGCTCACGAGATGGGCCATGTGCCCAAGCGCGGCGAGCACTATGCGCTGGGTGCCTTCGACTTCGTCGTGCTCCACACGAAGGGCGGCGCCGTGCGCTGGTTCAAGGTCTCGCCGGCGCGCGGCGACGACGCGGGCGATTGA